A window of the Xenopus laevis strain J_2021 chromosome 9_10L, Xenopus_laevis_v10.1, whole genome shotgun sequence genome harbors these coding sequences:
- the pecam1.L gene encoding platelet and endothelial cell adhesion molecule 1 L homeolog precursor — protein MNLSLFFLSLGWRILYAQDTIFTINNVSLSANPSATLENGNNMSVTCSVEISKLETKSFELNHQFLFFKDSQHVYNVTSNSRSAIYNLSPARVYKSGTYSCDVIVKGKKKSSNKLIIDIAGLSKPTVSVSTNSTKEGQSIKVTCEAPEGEEPPFRFTFYKIKTNVNTKEVIPMQTTWKKSDSIEIHIEEGDKIVTFQCNVEFMIIPKSKVSDFSDGKIVSVEEQFSTPRIEVLPSVNFTEGENITVKCSIQTSSTVSGKVELFIQKGTFILNSSTTDTVSYVQLATNNHTGQYICKAEYEQTSKANSANVIVKELFKTPQLVSNVKNSIINKGAMLTLNCKVPGMPPPSNHTFYQLKDGKIYSKLQRLTKLVSETDSAIYSCMVTASSITKNSDPLNIRVYAPVSKPVLTHRNQSISMAVQGSTIDLRCKCDKGTLPITYSLLKDSKVLQTATATQDKAAVFQLFISEQQNSGQYQCRAYNLYDGPAMYSNIVSITVIRPIKEVTLMAVSAQSGMVEEGKDLYLECAVTSGSLPIDFHFFVKKGKEILFHNSTANSSFTVSTHIESFSAHDDGSYFCRATNGAHQTVDSEHIYVKAVLATWKKGLIVTFVVLILVAAMAICYYFCMETKKKGGETALEVKRTTNENSSNKEKSSAADIKQEEESCLVPGNVQSDDENHVDKSPEGNLGNNKEKQEVESSEVELVTPKPHQDGSEGNIPRTEDSPVDA, from the exons AtgaatttatctttatttttcctCTCTTTAGGGT GGAGGATATTGTATGCACAGGACACAA TCTTCACAATCAATAATGTCTCGCTAAGTGCAAATCCATCTGCCACCTTGGAAAATGGAAACAACATGAGTGTGACGTGTTCTGTGGAAATCTCCAAGTTGGAGACAAAATCATTTGAGCTGAAccatcagtttttatttttcaaggaTAGCCAGCATGTCTATAACGTCACCTCTAACAGCCGAAGTGCAATTTATAATCTCAGTCCAGCAAGGGTGTACAAATCTGGGACATACTCTTGTGACGTGATTGTGAAAGGCAAAAAGAAGTCCAGTAATAAACTGATCATAGACATTGCAG GGCTGTCAAAACCTACAGTGAGTGTTTCTACCAATTCCACAAAGGAAGGGCAAAGCATAAAAGTGACATGTGAGGCACCAGAGGGGGAGGAGCCGCCCTTCCGCTTCACCTTCTACAAAATCAAGACAAATGTTAATACAAAAGAGGTGATCCCCATGCAAACTAcatggaaaaaatctgattccATTGAAATTCATATAGAGGAGGGAGATAAAATAGTGACGTTTCAGTGTAATGTTGAATTCATGATTATTCCAAAGTCAAAAGTCTCTGATTTCAGTGATGGGAAAATAGTTTCTGTGGAAG AACAGTTTTCAACTCCAAGGATTGAAGTTTTGCCATCAGTCAATTTTactgaaggggaaaacataacgGTTAAGTGCTCAATCCAGACATCATCCACTGTTTCTGGAAAGGTggaactttttattcagaagggcacatttattttaaatagctcCACAACAGATACTGTATCATATGTCCAACTGGCTACAAATAACCATACTGGCCAATACATCTGCAAGGCAGAATATGAGCAGACATCCAAAGCCAACAGCGCCAACGTCATTGTGAAAG AGCTCTTTAAAACACCTCAGCTTGTTTCAAATGTTAAGAACTCCATTATCAATAAAGGTGCGATGTTGACTCTAAATTGCAAAGTTCCTGGGATGCCACCCCCATCAAACCATACCTTCTACCAGCTAAAGGATGGCAAAATCTACAGCAAATTGCAGAGACTCACCAAACTTGTAAGTGAAACCGACAGCGCCATTTATAGCTGTATGGTCACAGCATCCAGCATCACTAAAAATAGTGATCCCCTGAACATCCGTGTCTATG CCCCTGTTTCCAAACCAGTTCTGACCCATCGTAACCAGAGTATCAGCATGGCGGTGCAGGGCAGCACTATTGATCTCAGGTGCAAGTGTGACAAGGGAACTCTGCCTATAACCTATTCCTTACTGAAAGACTCAAAGGTTCTGCAAACCGCTACTGCAACACAGGACAAAGCAGCCGTGTTTCAACTCTTTATAAGTGAGCAGCAGAATTCTGGGCAATATCAGTGCAGAGCTTATAACTTGTATGATGGACCCGCTATGTACAGCAACATCGTCAGCATCACTGTCATAC GTCCTATCAAGGAGGTCACACTAATGGCTGTCTCAGCCCAGTCGGGCATGGTGGAAGAAGGCAAAGACCTTTACCTGGAGTGTGCAGTTACAAGTGGGAGTTTGCCCATCGACTTCCACTTCTTtgttaaaaaaggaaaggaaattctCTTCCACAACTCAACGGCTAATTCCTCATTCACCGTTTCTACACACATTGAGTCTTTCAGCGCCCATGATGATGGCAGCTACTTCTGTAGAGCCACCAACGGAGCCCATCAGACTGTGGACAGTGAGCATATATATGTAAAAG CTGTTCTCGCTACCTGGAAGAAGGGGCTCATTGTCACTTTTGTTGTGTTGATTCTTGTGGCTGCAATGGCCATTTGCTACTATTTCTGCatggaaacaaagaaaaaag GAGGAGAAACAGCTCTGGAGGTGAAGAG GACAACTAATGAAAACAGTTCCAACAAAGAAAAGTCGTCTGCTGCAGACATCAAACAAGAAGAAGAATCCTGTTTGG TTCCAGGAAACGTCCAATCAGATGATGAAAATCATGTTGATAAATCACCAGAAGGAAACTTGG GGAACAATAAAGAGAAGCAAGAGGTGGAGAGCTCAGAGGTAGAGCTGGTGACCCCTAAGCCACATCAAG ATGGCAGTGAAGGCAACATCCCT AGAACAGAAGACTCACCTGTAGATGCCTAA